A genomic segment from Mycoplasma sp. 1018B encodes:
- the gyrB gene encoding DNA topoisomerase (ATP-hydrolyzing) subunit B, which translates to MKKGANKMSTSEYNASSIKVLKGLEAVRVRPGMYIGTTGIKGLHHLIWEIVDNSVDECMAGFANEINITLTKDNYVIVEDNGRGIPVAIHPETNISTVETVLTVLHAGGKFDSETYKVSGGLHGVGASVVNALSDEFEVWVKRDAKLHYAHFANGGQIIQPLTILKDIEQNDTGTKIKFHPDFTVMDKNDFDYDAIVDHAKQIAYLNKGLNIIVNNEKTNRTNQFCFAGGIVDYVKELNKGQKLIHQNIIYAEGEYSHGQDAPVQVEVALQYNEKIIGNVVSYANNIITIEGGAHERGFYDSLVRLINNYGIDAHLIKKEEDKINAEDAKEGVVAIISIKHTDPIFEGQTKGKLGNKDARIAVNKVFSDAFERFLKENPIEAKNIVIKALNAKKSRLAGQMAREAARKKTIFEGGSLPGKLADCTSKNAEISELYIVEGNSAGGSAKMGRDRLTQAILPLRGKVINAEKNQASKVFANEEIQSLITALGTGIGEDFNINKLRYHKVIIMTDADVDGAHIRTLLLTFFYRYFRELIEYGFIYIAQPPLYKIQQNKNIYYAYNDEQKEQIMQELNPNLKINIQRYKGLGEMDPDQLWETTMDPNTRLMLQVQIEDAARADWIFTTLMGDDVAPRKEFIEENAKYVKNIDI; encoded by the coding sequence TTAAAAAAAGGAGCCAACAAAATGAGTACTTCAGAATATAACGCATCTAGTATAAAAGTTTTAAAAGGTTTAGAAGCTGTAAGAGTTAGACCAGGAATGTATATAGGAACTACAGGTATTAAAGGATTGCATCATTTAATCTGAGAAATAGTTGATAATTCTGTTGATGAATGCATGGCTGGTTTTGCAAATGAAATTAATATTACTTTAACAAAAGATAATTATGTTATTGTCGAAGATAACGGAAGAGGAATTCCTGTTGCCATTCATCCTGAAACTAATATTTCTACAGTTGAAACAGTTCTAACCGTTTTACATGCTGGAGGTAAATTTGACTCTGAAACTTATAAAGTTTCTGGTGGTTTACATGGAGTTGGCGCCTCAGTAGTTAATGCTTTAAGTGATGAATTTGAAGTATGAGTTAAAAGAGATGCAAAACTACATTATGCTCATTTTGCTAATGGCGGTCAAATTATTCAACCTTTGACTATTTTAAAAGATATTGAACAAAATGATACTGGAACTAAAATTAAATTCCATCCTGATTTTACGGTTATGGATAAAAATGATTTTGATTATGATGCTATTGTTGATCACGCCAAACAAATTGCTTACTTGAATAAAGGACTTAATATTATTGTCAATAATGAGAAAACAAATAGAACTAATCAATTTTGTTTTGCTGGTGGTATAGTAGATTATGTAAAAGAATTAAATAAAGGACAAAAATTAATTCATCAAAATATTATTTACGCTGAAGGCGAATATTCACATGGCCAAGATGCTCCTGTACAAGTAGAAGTAGCTTTACAGTATAATGAAAAAATTATTGGCAATGTAGTTTCTTATGCCAATAATATAATCACCATTGAAGGCGGTGCTCATGAAAGAGGATTTTACGATTCATTAGTAAGATTAATTAACAATTATGGAATTGATGCACATCTAATAAAAAAAGAAGAAGATAAAATAAATGCAGAGGATGCAAAAGAAGGTGTAGTAGCTATAATTTCTATTAAACATACTGATCCTATTTTTGAAGGTCAAACAAAAGGTAAATTAGGAAATAAAGATGCAAGAATTGCTGTAAATAAAGTTTTTTCAGATGCTTTTGAAAGATTTTTAAAAGAAAATCCTATTGAAGCTAAAAATATTGTTATAAAAGCTTTAAACGCTAAAAAATCTCGTTTAGCCGGTCAAATGGCTAGAGAAGCAGCAAGAAAAAAAACAATTTTTGAAGGCGGATCATTGCCTGGCAAATTAGCTGATTGTACTTCAAAAAATGCTGAAATTAGTGAACTTTATATAGTTGAGGGTAATTCTGCTGGCGGATCAGCTAAAATGGGAAGAGATAGACTAACTCAAGCTATCTTACCATTGAGAGGTAAAGTAATTAATGCTGAAAAGAATCAAGCAAGTAAGGTATTTGCTAATGAAGAAATTCAATCACTTATTACCGCTTTAGGTACTGGTATAGGTGAAGACTTTAACATAAACAAATTAAGATATCATAAAGTTATAATAATGACTGATGCCGATGTAGATGGTGCTCATATTAGAACTTTATTATTAACTTTCTTTTATCGTTACTTTAGAGAATTAATTGAATATGGATTTATTTATATTGCTCAACCTCCTTTATATAAAATACAACAAAATAAAAATATTTATTATGCTTATAATGATGAACAAAAAGAACAAATAATGCAAGAATTGAATCCTAATTTAAAAATAAATATACAACGTTATAAAGGATTGGGTGAAATGGATCCTGATCAATTATGAGAAACTACTATGGATCCTAACACAAGACTAATGTTGCAAGTACAAATAGAAGACGCTGCTAGAGCTGATTGAATATTCACCACTTTAATGGGAGATGATGTAGCTCCTAGAAAAGAATTTATTGAAGAAAATGCTAAATATGTGAAAAATATTGATATTTAA
- a CDS encoding DUF2179 domain-containing protein, which yields MIKENNNHTFDKNEEEHSQQHDFDNASMYDIFTNEPDSPVKKVIKKKNTQYRYTKLSNFVLRFSRFYAPMPIQKIVLWTALFSVIYGIVGIFFVKNPGIYNFGLAAFGQAISKLTNVLLRNNPQITITIYNVIDQALFWILYLVLSFPIFWFGFKKVGKIYTMLTLEFLVISSLVSFAIGQIPGISNFNIFGDFTANTISQEARILIQDNLWGNGQLGSGKEGIWSLIPLSWNNGGAIVAQILFAVIYGGMLAFFFAIIAIMGGAAGVTGIIGEYMSTVKHKNFGTINSYINIIIMIISVLIGTFIAGSLVLNDLVNLETNYPNIYNQLSKTDKLGIKEMTSVNWQTSLYFSPNMISTFICNFVFAQVLNRLFPRYKVVQFKIFSPHMSAIRKAIVEDKKTINSFTISKGIGGYSGNEMKVLTAITLYKQVPRLIKLVRHIDQNALITINHIASVDGNLYIPDNKF from the coding sequence ATGATAAAAGAAAATAATAATCATACTTTTGATAAGAATGAAGAAGAACATTCGCAGCAACATGATTTTGATAATGCTTCAATGTATGATATTTTTACTAATGAACCAGATTCACCAGTAAAAAAGGTGATTAAGAAAAAAAATACTCAATATAGATATACAAAATTATCTAATTTCGTGCTTAGGTTTTCGCGTTTTTATGCACCTATGCCTATTCAAAAAATTGTATTATGAACTGCTTTATTTTCTGTAATATACGGAATTGTTGGTATCTTTTTTGTTAAAAATCCAGGTATTTATAACTTCGGTTTAGCTGCTTTTGGACAAGCAATCTCCAAATTAACTAATGTTTTATTAAGAAATAACCCTCAAATTACTATTACTATTTATAATGTTATTGATCAAGCATTATTCTGAATTTTATACTTGGTGCTAAGTTTCCCTATATTTTGATTTGGTTTTAAAAAAGTCGGAAAAATATACACAATGCTTACATTAGAATTTTTAGTAATTAGTAGTTTAGTTTCTTTTGCTATTGGACAAATTCCAGGAATATCTAATTTTAATATTTTTGGTGATTTTACTGCTAATACTATTAGTCAAGAAGCTAGAATTTTAATACAAGATAATTTATGAGGAAATGGACAATTAGGAAGTGGTAAAGAAGGAATTTGATCATTAATTCCCTTGTCATGAAATAATGGTGGAGCTATTGTAGCCCAAATCCTTTTTGCAGTTATTTATGGTGGAATGTTAGCATTTTTCTTTGCTATTATTGCTATTATGGGTGGCGCTGCAGGCGTTACTGGTATAATAGGCGAATATATGTCAACTGTTAAACATAAAAATTTTGGCACCATTAATTCATACATTAATATTATTATTATGATTATTTCAGTGTTAATAGGTACATTTATTGCCGGAAGTTTAGTTTTAAATGATTTAGTAAATTTAGAAACTAATTATCCTAATATTTATAACCAGCTAAGTAAAACTGATAAATTAGGTATTAAAGAAATGACAAGTGTTAACTGACAAACTTCACTTTATTTCTCACCTAATATGATTTCTACTTTTATTTGTAATTTTGTTTTTGCACAAGTATTAAATAGATTGTTCCCAAGATACAAAGTTGTACAATTCAAAATATTTTCACCTCATATGAGTGCTATTAGAAAAGCAATTGTGGAAGACAAAAAAACTATTAATAGTTTTACAATAAGCAAAGGAATTGGTGGATATTCTGGAAATGAAATGAAAGTTCTTACTGCTATAACATTGTATAAACAAGTACCGCGTTTAATTAAATTAGTTAGACATATTGATCAAAATGCCCTAATTACTATTAATCATATTGCTTCAGTCGATGGTAATTTATATATTCCTGACAATAAATTTTAA
- a CDS encoding alpha/beta fold hydrolase, whose protein sequence is MYKINYFETLNMQIPIYFLDKKSNTTLVFLHGIKSSIDFIQNLDKLIDNYNILAINLPGSHYYKTLNLENIDLNIWIKITNNILNKLKSKNIIIFAHSMSGGVAMGINKFKNIKKIVMFNTIHPFLEKNININLSSKFLSSKNMFENLFIKEKYKNKMISQWNKEKAQKIKYWIPMLNKTIFNSKYLDILEKQYINKKNLIVPIVSENDNVINSKNLLAYYKKINLNANIIGVGHSLSSIYNNDLANLINKLVKAKKRWFWQKNIFKLKNKGKNGI, encoded by the coding sequence ATGTATAAAATCAATTATTTTGAAACCTTAAATATGCAAATTCCAATATATTTTCTTGACAAAAAGAGTAATACTACTTTAGTTTTTTTGCATGGAATTAAATCCTCAATAGATTTTATTCAAAATTTAGACAAATTAATTGATAACTATAATATTTTAGCTATTAATTTACCAGGAAGTCATTATTATAAAACTCTAAATTTAGAAAATATTGATTTAAATATTTGAATAAAAATAACTAATAACATTTTAAATAAACTTAAATCTAAAAATATTATCATTTTTGCCCATTCAATGAGTGGTGGTGTTGCTATGGGTATAAATAAGTTTAAAAATATTAAAAAAATTGTAATGTTTAATACTATTCATCCTTTTTTAGAAAAAAATATAAATATTAATTTATCTAGTAAATTCCTTTCAAGCAAAAATATGTTTGAAAATTTATTTATAAAAGAAAAATATAAAAATAAAATGATTTCTCAATGAAATAAAGAAAAAGCTCAAAAAATTAAATATTGAATACCAATGTTAAATAAAACAATATTTAATTCTAAATATTTAGATATTTTAGAAAAACAATATATAAATAAAAAAAATTTGATAGTACCAATTGTTAGCGAAAATGATAATGTAATTAATTCAAAAAATTTACTTGCTTATTATAAAAAAATAAATCTTAATGCTAATATTATTGGTGTTGGACATAGTCTTTCATCTATTTATAATAATGATTTAGCTAATTTAATTAATAAATTAGTTAAAGCTAAAAAACGTTGATTTTGACAAAAAAATATTTTTAAATTAAAAAATAAAGGAAAAAATGGAATATAA
- a CDS encoding HpyAIV family type II restriction enzyme translates to MEYKKFEENLLLFLSKNNSLNLLLKVLDNPEVYFSLTNALNVQIKMEQTFLRMQENKYHKFIKNLIEEYLIKQNYEIMKNRVILTHEEIKNNQKETILLKSTFSFIAKDENKKEFIYIWAKKRDNFSLKKIEILLENYMLIAKKIINLYPDYKHKFYLWFIEETVKNNKENIFNLLNKNNEINFQVCYENELFKEWNDIDYFNSIKENQKRFKKTNYAYLNNFPNFDSDESILEDLVNLSENRWNLLMSPVKIYEQLRNNLFNLNNSNSNFYKAIKLRELKILAVDEEDYKNKKIAFLEKNNI, encoded by the coding sequence ATGGAATATAAAAAATTCGAAGAAAATTTATTGTTATTCTTATCTAAAAATAACAGTTTAAATTTATTGTTAAAAGTATTAGATAATCCTGAAGTATATTTTTCTTTAACAAATGCTTTAAATGTTCAAATAAAAATGGAACAAACTTTTTTACGTATGCAAGAAAATAAATATCATAAATTTATTAAAAATTTAATAGAAGAATATTTGATTAAGCAAAATTATGAAATTATGAAAAATAGAGTTATTTTAACTCATGAAGAAATTAAAAATAATCAAAAAGAAACAATATTATTGAAATCTACATTTTCTTTTATTGCTAAAGATGAAAATAAAAAAGAATTTATCTATATTTGAGCTAAAAAAAGAGATAATTTTTCATTAAAAAAAATAGAAATCTTATTAGAAAATTATATGTTGATAGCCAAAAAAATAATTAATTTATATCCAGATTATAAACATAAATTCTATTTATGATTTATAGAAGAAACGGTAAAAAATAATAAAGAAAATATTTTTAATTTATTAAATAAAAATAACGAAATTAATTTTCAAGTTTGCTATGAAAACGAATTATTTAAAGAATGAAACGATATAGATTATTTTAATTCTATAAAAGAAAATCAAAAAAGATTTAAGAAAACTAATTATGCTTACTTAAATAATTTTCCTAATTTTGATAGTGATGAATCAATTTTAGAGGATTTAGTTAATTTGAGTGAAAATAGATGAAATTTATTAATGTCACCAGTCAAGATTTATGAGCAATTAAGAAATAATTTATTTAATTTAAATAATTCTAATTCTAACTTTTATAAAGCTATTAAATTAAGAGAATTAAAAATACTGGCTGTTGATGAAGAAGATTATAAAAATAAAAAAATTGCTTTTTTAGAAAAAAATAATATTTAG
- a CDS encoding YebC/PmpR family DNA-binding transcriptional regulator: MAGHSKWANIKHRKGAQDAARGKIFQKLFKEIYVAATLPAGADPDTNPSLKLAISKAKSKNMPKANIERALAKAKGESKEGSSFVETLFNATITGGATFLIKTLSDNMNRTKSQMTMYFNRQNAILGKTGQIPFQFDHKGILEISKNNIDEENLTLVALDNGAEDIEITEESYVITTLPENFTQCKIALEDALNISDFLQCEVTYLPNSTVSFDAEKTQKLSEFIDLLEDDDDVQEVFHNIELNIE, from the coding sequence ATGGCCGGACATTCAAAATGAGCTAATATAAAACATCGCAAAGGCGCACAAGATGCTGCTCGTGGAAAAATATTCCAAAAATTATTTAAAGAAATCTATGTTGCTGCTACTCTACCAGCTGGAGCTGATCCTGATACTAATCCATCTTTAAAACTTGCTATTTCTAAAGCTAAAAGTAAAAATATGCCTAAGGCAAATATTGAAAGAGCATTAGCAAAAGCTAAAGGAGAAAGTAAAGAAGGTTCTAGTTTTGTTGAGACATTATTTAATGCTACAATCACTGGTGGGGCAACATTTTTAATTAAAACTTTAAGCGATAACATGAATAGAACTAAATCACAAATGACAATGTATTTTAATAGACAAAATGCAATTCTAGGCAAAACAGGGCAAATTCCTTTTCAATTTGATCATAAAGGAATTTTGGAAATAAGTAAAAATAATATTGATGAGGAAAATTTAACATTGGTAGCATTAGATAATGGAGCTGAAGATATAGAAATTACTGAAGAAAGTTATGTTATTACAACTTTACCAGAAAATTTTACTCAATGTAAAATTGCGTTAGAAGATGCTCTTAATATAAGTGATTTTTTACAATGTGAAGTTACTTATTTACCTAATTCAACAGTTAGTTTTGATGCAGAAAAAACTCAAAAATTAAGTGAATTTATTGATTTGTTAGAAGATGATGATGATGTTCAAGAAGTATTTCACAATATTGAATTAAATATAGAATAA
- a CDS encoding ZIP family metal transporter, with protein sequence MNNFIELLKNAHGNLLDWDADKEILLAKFYLVLISALIILGLPTIIIFILPIFKKNQLSKKATVLLYAFSTGFFICLALFGFLREAIEISSSKILEQTTWQIYGWNILLVGIGLIIGLLIAFGLRELVRKISSSRLIKNNSQAQLFIHSHDLEHDNDVHTHTIHDYAPDHHIDLKNKSKKTTSAPKFLALLLLLTHRIPAGLLIGYSLTNFIDNSTKQFGALNIAFIISFILHIIPEILIFYYRQLEMGIKKWRAAWITLASILIFIPLMLIGIYFGSFINSSPKIIALMQAIVAGIFLFTAIVEFVPEFYHSHHDKKIFKMVIFVFLLGIVLCAIILSFHTHGI encoded by the coding sequence ATGAATAATTTTATTGAACTTTTAAAAAATGCGCATGGCAATTTGTTAGATTGGGATGCTGACAAAGAAATTTTATTAGCTAAATTCTATTTAGTTTTAATTTCTGCACTTATTATTCTTGGATTACCAACGATAATTATTTTTATTTTACCGATTTTTAAAAAAAATCAATTAAGCAAAAAAGCAACAGTTTTGTTATATGCTTTTTCAACTGGTTTTTTTATTTGTTTAGCTTTATTTGGGTTTTTAAGAGAAGCAATTGAAATAAGTAGTTCTAAAATTTTAGAACAAACTACATGACAAATTTATGGTTGAAATATTTTACTGGTTGGTATTGGATTGATAATAGGTTTACTAATAGCTTTTGGACTAAGAGAATTAGTAAGAAAAATTAGTTCTTCACGTTTAATTAAAAATAATTCTCAAGCACAATTATTTATTCATTCTCATGATTTAGAACATGATAATGATGTACACACTCATACAATTCATGATTATGCACCTGATCATCACATTGATTTAAAAAATAAAAGTAAAAAAACAACTTCAGCCCCTAAATTTTTAGCTTTGTTGCTATTATTAACTCATAGAATTCCTGCGGGATTATTAATTGGTTATAGCTTAACAAATTTTATAGATAATAGTACTAAACAATTTGGTGCTTTAAATATTGCTTTTATTATAAGTTTTATACTTCATATCATTCCAGAAATTTTAATTTTTTATTATAGACAATTAGAAATGGGCATAAAAAAATGAAGAGCGGCATGAATAACTTTAGCTTCAATTTTAATATTTATTCCTTTGATGTTAATCGGAATATATTTTGGATCTTTTATTAATTCTTCACCTAAAATTATTGCTTTAATGCAAGCAATTGTAGCTGGAATTTTTCTTTTTACTGCAATAGTAGAATTTGTGCCTGAATTTTATCATTCTCATCATGATAAGAAAATTTTTAAAATGGTTATTTTTGTATTTTTACTTGGCATAGTTTTATGTGCAATTATTTTGTCTTTTCATACTCACGGAATTTAA
- the dnaK gene encoding molecular chaperone DnaK gives MAKEIILGIDLGTTNSVVSVVENNKPIVLENLNGKRTTPSVVSFKNGETIVGENAKKQIETNPDTIASIKRLIGTSKTVRANNKDYKPEEISAIILEHLKKYAEQKIGKSVSKAVITVPAYFDNSQREATKIAGKIAGLEVLRIINEPTAAALAFGLDKTDKEKKVLVFDLGGGTFDVSILELAGGTFEVLSTSGDNHLGGDDWDLKIVQWLIEKIKNDYQIDVKNDKMAMARLKEAAEKAKIDLSSSVTANISLPFLLFKDGQPINVETELKRSEFEKMTADLLERCRKPIETALKDAKLTTNEIDDVLMVGGSTRMPAVQELVEKMTNKKPNHSVNPDEVVALGAAIQGAVLAGDINDILLVDVTPLTLGIETAGGIATPLIQRNTRIPITKSQIFTTYADNQTEVTIKVVQGERPLASENKLLGLFNLEGIEPAPRGIPQIEVSFRIDANGITTVTAKDVKSNKEQSITIQNSTKLSDEEIDKMIKEAEENREADAKKTADIETLVKAESLVARLESSLNENKDKLDEAKLKEAQAEIDKFNELIKNKDYDKLREELEKIEKIYAEFAKYAQEQNSQQESTTNDTNANFTEEEVK, from the coding sequence ATGGCAAAAGAAATCATTTTAGGTATTGACTTAGGAACAACTAATTCTGTTGTTTCAGTAGTAGAAAATAATAAACCTATTGTATTAGAAAATTTAAATGGCAAAAGAACAACTCCTTCTGTTGTTAGTTTCAAAAATGGAGAAACTATAGTTGGAGAAAATGCAAAAAAACAAATTGAAACTAACCCAGATACTATAGCTTCTATTAAAAGATTAATTGGAACAAGTAAAACTGTTAGAGCTAATAATAAAGATTATAAACCTGAAGAAATATCAGCTATTATTCTTGAACACCTTAAAAAATATGCTGAACAAAAAATAGGAAAAAGTGTTTCAAAAGCTGTTATTACTGTACCTGCTTATTTTGATAATTCTCAACGTGAAGCAACTAAAATTGCTGGAAAAATAGCGGGATTAGAAGTTTTAAGAATTATTAATGAACCAACAGCCGCTGCATTAGCTTTTGGTTTAGATAAAACTGATAAAGAAAAGAAAGTGTTAGTATTTGACCTTGGTGGTGGTACATTTGATGTTTCAATCTTAGAACTAGCTGGTGGTACATTTGAGGTATTATCAACATCTGGAGATAATCATTTAGGTGGAGATGACTGAGATTTAAAAATCGTTCAATGATTAATTGAAAAAATTAAAAATGACTATCAAATCGATGTAAAAAATGACAAAATGGCTATGGCTCGTCTTAAAGAAGCTGCAGAAAAAGCTAAAATTGATCTTTCTTCTTCAGTTACAGCTAATATTTCACTTCCTTTCTTATTATTTAAAGATGGACAACCAATCAATGTAGAAACTGAACTTAAAAGAAGCGAATTTGAAAAAATGACAGCTGATTTATTAGAAAGATGTAGAAAACCAATTGAAACAGCTTTAAAAGATGCTAAATTAACTACTAACGAAATTGATGATGTTTTAATGGTTGGTGGATCAACAAGAATGCCTGCAGTACAAGAATTAGTTGAAAAAATGACTAATAAAAAACCAAATCATTCAGTTAATCCTGATGAAGTTGTTGCATTAGGAGCTGCAATTCAAGGTGCTGTTTTAGCTGGTGATATTAATGACATACTTTTAGTTGATGTTACACCTTTAACTTTAGGTATTGAAACTGCTGGTGGTATTGCTACACCATTAATTCAAAGAAATACTAGAATTCCAATTACAAAAAGTCAAATATTTACAACTTATGCAGATAATCAAACTGAAGTTACTATTAAAGTTGTTCAAGGTGAAAGACCTTTAGCTTCAGAAAATAAATTATTGGGATTATTTAATTTAGAAGGTATCGAACCTGCTCCAAGAGGAATTCCACAAATTGAAGTAAGTTTTAGAATTGACGCTAATGGTATTACCACTGTTACAGCAAAAGATGTAAAAAGCAATAAAGAACAAAGTATCACTATTCAAAATTCAACCAAATTAAGCGATGAAGAAATTGATAAAATGATAAAAGAAGCTGAAGAAAACAGAGAAGCAGATGCCAAAAAAACAGCTGATATTGAAACTTTAGTTAAAGCTGAATCTTTAGTTGCCAGATTAGAAAGTTCATTAAATGAAAACAAAGATAAATTAGATGAAGCTAAATTAAAAGAAGCACAAGCTGAAATTGATAAATTTAATGAATTAATCAAAAATAAAGATTATGATAAATTAAGAGAAGAATTAGAAAAAATTGAAAAAATTTATGCAGAATTTGCTAAATATGCTCAAGAACAAAATTCTCAACAAGAATCAACAACAAATGATACAAATGCTAATTTTACAGAAGAAGAAGTCAAATAA
- a CDS encoding S8 family serine peptidase: MKKNRLKILLKLLTPTISFIPLATFLSVKTNYNNFYPPIYKSQLEKNIYIKEINFLENSGSEKILDKAVKINTALIELKESNYVDLLMLSVNINDWLARIQNRNNSIIRDWKYMLWNKKIDKFKFDPFLSSSRIWMETKEYFTIEDIDILNQIARDSSVKNITLLSNPKYNPNFKYVSSSENKYKNDITIDINALEKHLKAINVYNYIQSNKYINNNNNNNNELIKNPKIGIIEHLAKVDENHPGFSSNKIKQIEININDYPKIFNYDIPEENSIHASNVASIIGSKYGIDANSELLIAPFISSVDFKFLKKDPHEYYKAIYFNILFKSWVKAIDFFVSKGISAINHSYSLFGISGENILTEYLRNTSLNNSVLHIFSSGNDGIWGNINDWKLEQNSLIVGSSKIYESGKWHVSSFSTFTSENYNENSHAPLIVAPGENIILFNHDSGTSYSTPLITGLYSLFLRRWELKNIDKRDYRSLFKSILTTAASQKDNIGNKIYKSNGLELRTGAGMPNFEKMIEILEKKQFEILDGDFKSNNEKIKSNKKIFLKKGQSIKITLAFDRMYPIRHYNWHYDDSEYQEFRTFSLPDESGVKNSHSLILKRVDKKGNEKIEKSIYDENSNILTFTYVNNEEDAEFFYEIDTLLPSKDLTTSDFQKFIVSYLVDYE; this comes from the coding sequence ATGAAAAAAAACAGATTAAAAATACTATTAAAATTATTAACTCCTACAATTTCATTTATACCTTTAGCAACTTTTTTATCAGTTAAAACTAATTATAATAATTTTTATCCGCCAATTTATAAAAGTCAGTTAGAAAAAAATATTTATATAAAAGAAATAAATTTTCTAGAGAATTCTGGTTCTGAAAAAATACTTGATAAAGCGGTTAAAATAAACACAGCTTTAATCGAACTTAAAGAATCAAATTATGTTGATTTATTAATGCTTTCAGTAAACATAAATGATTGATTAGCAAGAATACAAAATAGAAATAATTCAATAATTCGAGATTGAAAATATATGTTGTGAAACAAAAAAATAGATAAGTTCAAATTTGATCCATTTTTATCATCTAGTCGAATTTGAATGGAAACTAAAGAATATTTTACAATTGAAGACATTGACATTTTAAATCAAATTGCTAGAGATAGTAGTGTTAAAAATATAACACTTTTAAGCAATCCTAAATATAACCCTAATTTTAAATATGTTTCTTCTAGTGAAAACAAATATAAAAATGATATTACTATAGATATCAATGCATTAGAGAAGCATTTAAAAGCTATTAATGTTTATAATTATATTCAATCGAATAAGTATATAAATAATAATAATAATAATAATAATGAACTTATTAAAAATCCAAAAATAGGAATAATTGAACATTTAGCTAAAGTTGATGAAAACCATCCTGGTTTTTCATCAAATAAAATAAAGCAGATAGAAATAAATATTAATGATTATCCTAAAATATTTAATTATGATATTCCTGAAGAAAATAGTATTCATGCATCAAATGTAGCATCAATAATAGGAAGTAAATATGGAATAGACGCTAACAGTGAATTATTAATAGCACCATTTATATCTAGTGTGGATTTTAAATTTTTAAAAAAAGATCCGCATGAATATTATAAAGCAATTTACTTTAATATATTATTTAAGAGTTGAGTAAAAGCAATTGATTTTTTTGTTTCTAAAGGAATATCAGCAATAAATCATAGTTATAGTTTGTTTGGAATAAGTGGAGAAAATATATTAACAGAATATTTAAGAAACACATCGTTAAATAATTCAGTATTGCATATATTTTCTTCTGGGAATGATGGAATTTGAGGAAATATAAATGATTGAAAATTAGAGCAAAATTCATTAATAGTTGGTTCTAGTAAAATATATGAAAGTGGTAAATGACATGTTAGTTCATTTAGCACTTTTACAAGTGAAAATTATAATGAAAATTCACATGCCCCATTAATTGTTGCTCCCGGAGAAAATATAATATTATTCAATCATGATAGTGGAACTAGTTATTCAACTCCTTTAATAACAGGTTTGTATAGTTTATTTTTAAGAAGATGAGAATTAAAAAATATAGACAAAAGAGATTATAGATCTTTATTTAAATCAATTTTAACAACTGCGGCAAGTCAAAAAGATAATATAGGTAACAAAATATATAAATCTAACGGCTTAGAATTAAGAACTGGCGCAGGCATGCCTAATTTTGAAAAAATGATAGAAATATTAGAAAAAAAACAATTTGAGATTTTAGATGGTGATTTTAAAAGTAATAATGAAAAGATAAAAAGTAACAAGAAAATCTTTTTAAAAAAGGGACAAAGTATAAAAATAACTTTAGCATTTGATAGAATGTATCCTATACGTCATTATAATTGACATTATGATGACAGTGAATATCAAGAATTTAGAACTTTTTCACTTCCGGACGAAAGCGGAGTTAAAAATAGTCATTCTTTAATTTTAAAAAGAGTTGATAAAAAAGGTAACGAAAAAATTGAAAAATCTATTTATGATGAAAATTCCAATATTTTAACTTTTACATATGTTAATAATGAAGAAGACGCTGAGTTTTTTTATGAAATAGATACACTTTTGCCTAGTAAAGATTTAACAACTTCTGATTTTCAAAAATTTATAGTAAGTTATTTGGTGGATTATGAATAG